The following proteins are co-located in the uncultured Draconibacterium sp. genome:
- a CDS encoding triple tyrosine motif-containing protein, translating into MRKPIFILLFFLPVYLFAQVKIIGTPSIKNYPKTVYKAGTQNWDIAEDKNGFMYFANNDGILQFDGFRWQLIEVPLSLVRTIYIDSQDRIFVGLLYEFGMLVKDAAGKYVYKSMIDLVPEESRNFNDVWKIHEINGNIIFQSYEKLFVYNGKTIKTYNPVNKYHFSFNVNGRLLIQEPGVGLFEMFNGFIEKVPWADPLKDFQILSILEISENHLLIGTAQNGMYYYDHGKLDVWNTEVNTLVRDSKLFSATTIMGNHLAFGTILDGLLISDENGQVIQKINRSNELQNNTILSVYADNHKNLWLGLDNGIGYVEINSPVSYITAKGGIGTGYCCKIFDEKLYVGTNQGLFVKPFSNFGKSTGDFTLVENSEGQVWSLDEFDGQLICGHNFGTFVIENNTARKISNVVGSWGYIRLRNNPEFLLGGHYDGLILLKKGESGWEFSHRLKGFSESSRFLFQDKLGEVWMSHGGKGIYRMTLDESLESVSRVKLYGKEQGLPSDAQNILFQLADEKYISTISGVYEYDASVDSFKPADELNRRFDLDGRIKKVVSDDDENIWYISDHESGVLRKNEDLTYTKITSPFESLNEHYVSEFEFIYPYNNDHIFLGIDNGFAHYSSKFPKSFTQEFRSFITRVEMSYLDSVIYPYKNEGLSYTFPYRKNSFRFHYTAPFFENLDDLKFSYYLENFTDDWSVWTTNIYKDFTNLPFGKYSFKIKALNYYGIESEVSEFRFTVLPPWYQTSIAYAFYILFLLTATVITIIVVRNRHERAKELEKQKHKKELQAKEEMFQHQAVVAEKEIIKLRNDKLRADMIYRDKELANQTNSIIQKNKFLMKLNQEFQKIQSTTDDGTVKSKMVILKKRVDKELDNEQQNKLFETYFDEVHTDFFERLKEQFPQLSPKDLKLCAYIRMNISTKEIATLLNITDRGVEISRYRLRKKMDLTREINLSTFLAGI; encoded by the coding sequence ATGCGTAAACCTATTTTTATACTTCTGTTTTTTCTCCCCGTTTACTTGTTCGCGCAAGTAAAAATAATTGGTACGCCAAGCATTAAAAATTATCCCAAAACGGTATATAAAGCAGGTACGCAAAACTGGGATATTGCAGAGGACAAAAATGGTTTTATGTATTTTGCCAATAACGACGGCATACTTCAGTTCGATGGTTTTCGCTGGCAACTTATTGAAGTGCCGCTATCGTTGGTTCGTACCATTTACATCGACTCGCAAGACAGGATATTTGTTGGGCTTTTGTACGAATTCGGGATGTTGGTAAAAGATGCAGCAGGGAAGTATGTTTATAAAAGTATGATTGATCTGGTTCCTGAAGAAAGCAGGAATTTTAACGATGTTTGGAAAATTCACGAAATTAACGGGAATATTATTTTCCAGTCGTACGAAAAACTATTTGTGTACAATGGCAAAACGATTAAAACCTACAATCCGGTTAATAAGTATCATTTCTCGTTTAATGTAAACGGTCGGCTTTTAATTCAGGAGCCGGGTGTTGGTTTGTTCGAAATGTTTAATGGTTTTATTGAAAAAGTGCCCTGGGCCGATCCGCTGAAAGATTTCCAGATCTTATCAATTCTTGAAATTAGCGAAAACCATTTATTGATTGGTACAGCTCAAAATGGAATGTACTACTACGACCACGGGAAGCTGGACGTTTGGAATACCGAGGTGAACACGCTTGTGCGAGACAGTAAACTGTTTAGTGCGACTACAATTATGGGAAATCACCTGGCTTTTGGAACCATTCTGGACGGCCTGCTGATATCGGATGAAAACGGACAAGTGATTCAGAAAATTAATCGAAGCAATGAGTTGCAAAACAACACCATTTTAAGTGTGTATGCCGACAACCATAAAAATCTGTGGCTGGGACTTGATAACGGGATTGGATATGTTGAAATTAATTCGCCGGTAAGTTATATAACGGCTAAAGGCGGGATAGGAACCGGATATTGTTGTAAAATTTTCGATGAGAAACTGTACGTCGGGACGAATCAGGGATTGTTTGTAAAACCCTTTAGTAATTTTGGAAAGAGTACAGGTGATTTTACCTTGGTCGAAAATTCGGAAGGCCAGGTTTGGTCGCTTGATGAGTTTGACGGACAGCTGATTTGCGGACACAATTTTGGAACATTTGTAATCGAAAATAATACAGCCCGAAAAATAAGCAATGTGGTGGGGAGCTGGGGCTACATTCGTTTAAGAAACAATCCCGAATTTCTGCTCGGAGGTCATTACGATGGTTTAATACTTCTGAAAAAGGGAGAATCGGGATGGGAATTTAGTCACCGTCTAAAAGGTTTCTCAGAATCTTCGCGATTTTTATTTCAGGATAAATTGGGAGAGGTTTGGATGAGTCACGGAGGAAAGGGAATTTACCGTATGACTTTAGACGAATCGCTTGAGAGTGTTAGCCGTGTTAAATTGTACGGAAAAGAACAAGGCCTTCCTTCCGACGCCCAAAACATTTTGTTTCAGCTGGCCGATGAAAAGTACATATCAACCATAAGTGGGGTTTACGAATACGATGCAAGTGTTGATTCGTTTAAACCGGCCGATGAACTAAACCGGAGGTTTGATCTGGATGGCCGAATTAAAAAAGTAGTTAGCGACGATGATGAAAACATTTGGTACATTTCTGATCATGAATCGGGCGTTTTAAGAAAAAACGAGGATTTAACTTATACTAAAATTACAAGTCCGTTTGAATCGTTAAACGAACATTACGTAAGCGAATTCGAGTTTATTTATCCATACAACAACGACCATATTTTTTTGGGTATCGACAATGGTTTTGCGCATTATTCTTCAAAATTCCCCAAGTCGTTTACCCAGGAATTTCGATCGTTTATCACCCGTGTTGAAATGAGCTATTTGGATTCGGTAATTTATCCTTATAAAAACGAAGGACTCTCGTACACGTTTCCATACCGTAAAAACTCCTTTCGTTTTCATTATACCGCGCCGTTTTTCGAAAATCTCGATGATTTAAAATTTAGCTATTATCTCGAAAATTTCACGGACGATTGGTCGGTCTGGACTACCAATATTTACAAGGATTTTACTAACCTCCCCTTTGGAAAATACAGCTTTAAAATTAAGGCTTTAAATTATTACGGGATCGAGAGCGAGGTGAGCGAGTTTCGTTTTACAGTTTTACCTCCATGGTACCAAACCTCAATTGCCTATGCTTTTTACATCTTATTTCTGCTTACGGCAACGGTTATAACTATAATTGTTGTTCGAAACAGGCATGAGCGTGCGAAAGAGCTGGAAAAGCAAAAACACAAAAAGGAATTACAGGCGAAGGAAGAAATGTTTCAGCACCAGGCAGTGGTTGCCGAAAAGGAAATTATTAAGCTTCGAAACGATAAGTTACGTGCCGATATGATTTATCGCGACAAAGAGCTCGCCAATCAAACCAACAGTATCATTCAAAAGAATAAATTCCTGATGAAACTTAACCAGGAGTTTCAGAAAATTCAGTCCACTACCGATGATGGTACCGTAAAATCGAAAATGGTAATTCTGAAAAAAAGAGTGGATAAAGAATTGGATAACGAACAGCAAAATAAACTTTTTGAAACCTATTTTGATGAGGTTCATACCGATTTTTTCGAACGCTTAAAAGAACAATTTCCACAATTGTCGCCAAAAGATTTAAAGTTGTGTGCTTACATCAGAATGAACATTTCGACAAAAGAAATAGCCACACTTTTAAACATTACAGACCGCGGAGTAGAAATCAGCCGTTATCGTTTACGGAAAAAAATGGATCTTACCCGCGAAATTAACTTATCTACATTTTTAGCAGGCATTTAG
- a CDS encoding nucleoside 2-deoxyribosyltransferase: MKIYFAGSIRGGREDAALYFKIIDHLKLFGEVLTEHVGDPSLTSAGDDGPSDKFIHDRDLDWLNASDVIVAEVTTVSMGVGYEIGRAVESGKKVLCLFRPDSGKNLSAMISGCDALTLSEYSVLEDVKTAIDRFLGS, translated from the coding sequence ATGAAAATCTATTTTGCAGGATCAATTCGTGGAGGAAGGGAGGACGCAGCGCTCTATTTCAAAATAATCGACCATTTAAAATTGTTTGGCGAAGTTCTTACTGAGCATGTTGGCGACCCTTCATTAACAAGTGCCGGCGATGATGGGCCAAGTGATAAATTCATACACGATCGTGATTTGGATTGGTTAAATGCCTCGGATGTAATTGTTGCCGAAGTAACTACTGTTTCAATGGGAGTGGGGTACGAAATTGGTCGGGCAGTGGAATCGGGAAAAAAAGTACTTTGTTTGTTTCGTCCTGATTCGGGTAAAAATCTTTCGGCCATGATTTCGGGTTGTGATGCCTTAACTCTTTCAGAATATTCGGTTTTGGAAGATGTTAAAACTGCGATAGACCGTTTTTTGGGAAGCTGA
- a CDS encoding mechanosensitive ion channel domain-containing protein, producing the protein MHHLKRFVLPFFLFATALFFRYFIDDFNLLSEHSVAYFETTGSVLFIISLAWMVLAGIRTLKRILVLRFDISKEDNLKSRKFQTQFNILERIIVFMVIIVSIGLILMLFDDVKRIGISLFASAGIAGIIIGFAAQRIIATVIAGLQIAITQPIRIDDVVIIENEWGRIEEITLTYVVVKIWDLRRLIVPSTYFFEKPFQNWTRNSADILGTVFIYTDYHVSFDALRAELTRLLEASPLWDKKVNVLQVTDAKQNGVEVRALMSAKDSPTAWDLRVYVREKLIDFLQKNYPESLPRTRISIEGKEKNGSASNGIFDASFKK; encoded by the coding sequence ATGCATCATTTAAAACGATTTGTTTTACCCTTTTTTTTGTTCGCAACAGCACTCTTTTTTCGGTATTTTATCGACGATTTCAATCTTTTAAGTGAACACTCAGTTGCCTATTTCGAAACTACAGGTTCCGTTCTGTTTATTATAAGTCTGGCCTGGATGGTATTGGCCGGTATTCGTACATTAAAACGCATTTTAGTGCTACGTTTTGATATCAGCAAAGAAGACAACCTAAAATCGCGTAAATTTCAAACACAATTTAATATTCTGGAACGAATAATTGTTTTTATGGTTATTATCGTTTCAATTGGTTTGATTCTGATGTTGTTTGACGATGTAAAACGAATTGGAATAAGTTTATTCGCATCGGCAGGTATTGCAGGTATTATTATTGGTTTTGCGGCGCAACGAATAATTGCCACAGTAATAGCTGGTTTGCAAATTGCCATTACACAGCCTATTCGAATCGACGATGTGGTGATAATTGAAAATGAGTGGGGCCGGATTGAAGAAATAACATTAACCTATGTGGTTGTAAAAATCTGGGATTTACGCAGGTTAATTGTTCCATCTACTTACTTTTTCGAAAAACCGTTTCAAAACTGGACTCGAAACTCGGCGGATATTTTAGGAACTGTTTTTATTTACACCGATTACCATGTATCTTTCGATGCCTTACGGGCAGAGCTTACACGACTTTTGGAAGCCTCTCCTTTATGGGACAAAAAAGTGAATGTTTTACAGGTAACCGATGCCAAACAAAATGGTGTGGAAGTAAGGGCTTTAATGAGTGCTAAAGATTCGCCAACTGCCTGGGATTTGCGCGTGTATGTGAGGGAAAAGCTGATCGACTTTTTGCAAAAGAATTATCCTGAAAGTTTGCCGCGTACCCGCATTTCAATTGAAGGAAAAGAAAAGAATGGAAGCGCATCAAACGGTATTTTTGATGCTAGCTTTAAAAAATAA
- a CDS encoding S41 family peptidase: MMKRKIWIGIVIVAVVGITSISFTRDEKNFEVAKNLDIYHTLFRELNMFYVDEVSPNKLVKTSIDQMLESLDPYTNYISEDQMEDFRFMTTGEYAGIGALISKQNDKILIAEPYEGFPAQKFGLKAGDEILEVSGKDTKDMSTEDVSNLLKGPANKPVEIKVQRMGSKKPITFNVIREKISINAVPYYGMLDNKTAYIRLSQFTANCSQEVQKAYLEMKDKNPESLVLDLRGNPGGLLMEAVKIVNFFVPQGEEIVSTRGKVKQWDKVYKATAAPMDTTIKIAVLVNRGSASASEIVAGAIQDLDRGIVVGARTFGKGLVQTTRDLSYNTKLKVTTAKYYIPSGRCIQALDYSHRNEDGSVGHVPDSLISEFTTKKGRKVYDGGGVVPDVKIDADKLSTLSIELVTRFMVFDFATLYSNQNESIPQPEEFEITDDIYAQFKEFVKNSDFKYKSQSQDDFDKLMNTAKQEKYFGLAEAEFEALKSKLEPNLDKDLGEFRSEVSEMLEDEIVSRYYYQKGAIRSSLNDDKGIKKAIEELDSEMAYAGYFTPGTVISMN; the protein is encoded by the coding sequence ATGATGAAGAGGAAAATTTGGATTGGAATAGTTATAGTCGCTGTAGTTGGAATTACTTCAATCAGCTTTACACGCGATGAGAAAAATTTTGAAGTAGCCAAAAATCTGGATATTTATCATACACTGTTCAGAGAATTGAACATGTTTTACGTGGATGAAGTCAGCCCGAACAAATTGGTGAAAACCAGTATCGATCAAATGCTTGAGTCGCTTGATCCGTATACCAATTATATTTCGGAAGACCAGATGGAAGACTTCCGGTTTATGACTACCGGAGAATATGCCGGAATTGGAGCTTTAATCAGCAAGCAAAACGATAAAATTTTGATAGCTGAACCTTATGAAGGTTTTCCGGCTCAAAAATTCGGATTGAAAGCAGGTGACGAAATTCTTGAGGTTTCGGGAAAAGACACCAAAGACATGAGTACCGAAGATGTTAGTAATCTTTTAAAAGGGCCTGCAAACAAACCCGTTGAAATTAAAGTTCAACGAATGGGCAGCAAAAAACCGATTACTTTTAATGTGATTCGCGAAAAAATTTCGATTAATGCAGTGCCTTATTACGGCATGCTCGATAATAAAACTGCTTACATTCGTTTGTCGCAGTTTACAGCCAATTGTAGCCAGGAAGTACAAAAAGCTTATCTTGAAATGAAAGATAAAAATCCGGAATCGCTGGTACTTGATTTGCGTGGAAATCCTGGAGGATTATTGATGGAAGCGGTGAAGATTGTTAACTTTTTTGTACCACAGGGCGAAGAAATTGTTAGCACGCGAGGTAAAGTAAAACAATGGGATAAAGTGTATAAAGCTACTGCGGCGCCAATGGATACAACCATTAAAATTGCGGTTTTGGTAAACAGAGGTTCGGCTTCGGCTTCCGAAATTGTTGCGGGTGCCATTCAGGATTTGGACCGGGGAATTGTAGTTGGTGCGCGTACTTTTGGAAAAGGACTGGTACAAACCACCCGCGATTTGAGCTACAATACCAAGTTAAAAGTAACAACAGCAAAATATTACATTCCGAGCGGAAGATGTATTCAGGCACTGGATTACTCACACCGAAATGAAGATGGAAGTGTTGGGCATGTTCCTGATTCATTAATTTCGGAATTTACCACCAAAAAAGGACGTAAAGTGTACGACGGCGGTGGAGTTGTTCCTGATGTGAAAATTGATGCAGACAAACTAAGTACTTTAAGTATTGAACTGGTTACCCGTTTTATGGTATTCGATTTTGCCACTTTATACTCGAACCAAAACGAAAGCATTCCTCAGCCTGAAGAGTTTGAAATTACCGATGATATTTATGCACAGTTTAAGGAATTTGTAAAAAACAGCGACTTCAAATACAAATCGCAATCGCAAGACGATTTTGACAAGTTGATGAATACAGCAAAGCAGGAAAAATATTTTGGCCTTGCCGAAGCAGAATTTGAAGCTTTAAAATCGAAACTTGAACCAAACCTGGACAAAGATTTAGGTGAGTTTAGAAGTGAAGTAAGTGAGATGTTGGAAGATGAAATTGTATCGCGCTACTACTATCAAAAAGGCGCCATACGTTCTTCGTTAAACGACGACAAAGGAATTAAAAAAGCCATTGAAGAATTGGATTCGGAAATGGCATATGCAGGATATTTTACTCCCGGAACAGTTATTTCGATGAATTGA
- a CDS encoding periplasmic heavy metal sensor produces MKTRVLSMVLIAVFAISLTTMAQNPKTQKKNLEQKEMMMKHRDGDMNKRFDTFFTEEQQAKVKELRLESAKKIKPLKNELNELQAKQQTLSTADKADLSAINSNIDKMSKVKADIAKIMAKQHQEIRSMLSEEQLMKFDEMKARRGDRKPGFERNERDHNSRSPRGERS; encoded by the coding sequence ATGAAAACAAGAGTTTTGAGTATGGTACTGATTGCAGTTTTTGCAATTTCGTTAACAACAATGGCACAAAATCCAAAAACACAAAAAAAGAATTTGGAGCAAAAAGAAATGATGATGAAACATCGGGACGGCGACATGAATAAGCGTTTCGATACATTTTTCACCGAGGAACAACAAGCCAAAGTAAAGGAACTGCGACTGGAATCGGCCAAGAAAATTAAGCCTTTAAAAAATGAATTGAATGAATTGCAGGCCAAACAACAAACCTTAAGTACTGCCGACAAAGCAGATTTAAGTGCAATTAACAGCAACATTGACAAAATGAGCAAAGTTAAAGCTGACATTGCAAAAATAATGGCCAAACAACACCAGGAAATCCGTTCGATGTTAAGTGAAGAGCAATTGATGAAATTTGATGAAATGAAAGCCAGAAGAGGCGATAGAAAACCTGGTTTTGAAAGAAATGAAAGAGACCACAACAGCCGAAGTCCTCGTGGTGAGAGATCATAG
- a CDS encoding head GIN domain-containing protein: MKQKVLFLSAILISLITSSCIFSPSIKGNGNVEKQTRNVREFDEIKVSRGMNVYITQGDETKVVVEADENLLSHIETENDGGVLEISARSNIRHAKAKKVHVTTPNLLALKAFAGSNAYSEGTISTGQIEISASAGSNIKLELQAQKTKASASAGSNVTLKGTANSFEGKASSGSNIKAKDLTVESCEAKTSSGANIWITTEKSLSGSANSGGNIFYYGNPQNKDINRSSGGNVIEKED, from the coding sequence ATGAAACAGAAAGTTCTATTCTTATCTGCCATTCTAATTTCATTAATTACCTCCTCGTGTATTTTTTCCCCATCGATAAAAGGGAACGGTAATGTTGAGAAACAGACAAGAAACGTCAGGGAATTTGATGAAATAAAAGTAAGCCGCGGAATGAATGTATATATTACGCAGGGCGATGAAACAAAGGTAGTGGTTGAAGCCGATGAAAATCTGTTGAGCCACATTGAAACGGAAAACGATGGTGGAGTTTTGGAGATATCAGCCCGGAGTAATATTCGACACGCCAAAGCCAAAAAAGTACATGTAACAACTCCAAACCTGTTAGCTTTAAAAGCCTTTGCCGGAAGTAATGCGTATTCTGAAGGCACAATAAGTACCGGGCAAATTGAAATTTCGGCCTCAGCCGGAAGCAACATTAAACTCGAATTACAGGCACAAAAAACAAAAGCCAGTGCCAGTGCCGGATCGAATGTGACATTAAAAGGTACTGCCAACAGTTTTGAGGGCAAAGCCAGTTCAGGCTCGAATATAAAAGCGAAAGATTTAACGGTAGAAAGTTGCGAAGCAAAAACAAGCAGCGGAGCAAACATTTGGATTACAACCGAAAAAAGCCTGAGTGGAAGTGCCAACAGCGGAGGTAATATTTTCTATTACGGCAATCCACAAAACAAAGACATTAACCGATCATCGGGAGGTAATGTAATAGAAAAGGAAGATTAA